The DNA region CCGCCGCCGATCATCTCCTCGCCCGCCGACTCGCGGACCATGTCCTCGAGGATGTCGACGACCTTCTTGCGTAGCGGCTGCGGGTCGAGACCGCGCTCGGTGTTGTAGGCGACCTGCTTCTCCCGGCGCCGGTTCGTCTCCTCGATGGCCTTGCTCATCGACGGGGTGATCTTGTCCGCGTACATGTGGACCTGGCCGGAGACGTTGCGGGCGGCCCGTCCGATGGTCTGGATCAGGGACTTGTCCGAGCGCAGGAAGCCCTCCTTGTCCGCGTCGAGGATGGCCACCAGCGACACCTCGGGCAGGTCGAGGCCCTCGCGGAGCAGGTTGATGCCGACGAGCACGTCGAACTCGCCGCGGCGCAGCTCGGTCAGCAGCTCGACCCGGCGCAGCGTGTCGACCTCGCTGTGCAGGTAGCGCACCCGGATGCCGAGCTCGAGCAGGTAGTCGGTGAGATCCTCGGACATCTTCTTGGTCAGCGTGGTGACCAGGATCCGCTCGTCGCGTTCCGCGCGGATCCGGATCTCGTGCACCAGATCGTCGATCTGGCCCTTGGTCGGCTTCAGCACGATCTCCGGGTCGAGCAGGCCGGTCGGCCGGATGATCTGTTCGACGACGCCGTCGCCGCGCCCCAGCTCGTAGGGCCCCGGGGTCGCCGAGAGGTAGACCGTTTGGCCGATGCGCTCCAGGAACTCCTCCCAGCGCAACGGCCGGTTGTCGATGGCGCTCGGCAGCCGGAAGCCGTGGTCGACCAGGTTCCGCTTGCGGGACATGTCGCCCTCGTACATTCCGCCGATCTGCGGGACGGTGACGTGCGACTCGTCGATGACCAGCAGGAAGTCGTCCGGGAAGTAGTCGAGCAGGGTGTGCGGGGCGGTGCCGGCGGCCCGGCCGTCGATGTGCCGGGAGTAGTTCTCGATGCCCGAGCAGAAGCCGACCTGGCGCATCATCTCGATGTCGTAGGTGGTGCGCATCCGCAGCCGCTGCGCCTCCAGCAGCTTGCCCTGGCCCTCCAGCTCGGCCAGCCGGTCGGTGAGCTCCGTCTCGATGCCGGCGATCGCCCGCTCCATCCGCTCCGGACCGGCGACGTAGTGGGTGGCGGGGAAGACGAAGACCTCCTGCGACTCCCGGACGATCTCCCCGGTGAGCGGGTGCAGGTAGGTCAGTCGCTCGATCTCGTCGCCGAACATCTCGATCCGGACGGCGAGCTCCTCGTAGACCGGGAACACCTCGACGGTGTCGCCGCGGACCCGGAACGTCCCGCGGGTGAAGGCGAGGTCGTTGCGGGCGTACTGGACGTCGACGAAACGGCGCAGCAGACGGTCGCGCTCGATCTCGTCGCCGACGCGCAGCCGGACCATCCGGTCGATGTACTCCTGGGGGGTACCCAGGCCGTAGATGCAGCTCACGCTGGCGACGACGATCACGTCGCGCCGGGTGAGGAGGTTCATCGTCGCCGAGTGGCGCAGCCGCTCGACCTCCTCGTTGATCGAGGAGTCCTTCTCGATGTAGGTGTCGGTCTGCGCGATGTAGGCCTCGGGCTGGTAGTAGTCGTAGTACGAGACGAAGTACTCGACGGCGTTGTTCGGCAGCAGCTCGCGGAACTCGTTCGCGAGCTGGGCGGCCAGCGTCTTGTTGGGGGCCATCACCAGCGTCGGGCGCTGCAGACGTTCCACCAGCCAGGCGGTGGTGGCCGACTTGCCGGTGCCCGTCGCGCCCAGGAGCACGACGTCCTTCTCACCGGCCCGCACGCGGCGGGCCAGCTCGTCGATCGCCGCCGGCTGGTCGCCTGAGGGGGCGAAATCCGAGACGACCTCGAACGGCGCGGCCGAGCGATGGAGGTCCGTGGTGGGGCGTTCGAACGCTGTGCTCACGAGTCCCAGAACACCACACGCCTCCGACAGTTTCCCGGCGGCGGTACCCGACCGCCCCGGCGGTGGCACCCGGCGGCCCCCGCGACCCCACGCGGCGTGGTCGCTCAGCGCGCGGCGCCCTCCCAGCCGAGCAGCCGGGCGCCGAGCACGGCGGTCTGCAGGACGTAGCGGTCCGTCGGTGAGGTCGGGTCGTGCCGGGTCAGCGCGTGGATGCGGTCGAGCCGGTAGGTGAGCGCGCGCACCGACAGGTGCAGCCGGCGGGCCGCGGCGAGCGCCACGCCGCCGGTCGCGAAGTAGGCGTCGAGCGTCTCGATCAGCGGCCCGGCACCGCCCCGCGCCGCCCGCAGCGGGCTGAGCACCGCGTCGACGAGCTCTTCCAGCGGCTCCCGGTCGCGGAGCAGCACCTTGTAGATGAGCAGGTCGTCGGCGTGGACGACCTGGCCGTCCAGCCGCAGCCGCCCGGCCAGCTCGACGGCGTTGCGGGCCTCCTCGTAGCCGATGCGCACGCCGGCGACCCCGCTGCGGGGCCGGCTGACCCCCAGCCGCCACACGAGCTCCGGCTCCACCGCCAGCCGCCCGGTGACCGCTTTGATGGCGGTGGACGGCGCGGCACCGACGGGGGAGAACGCCGGCAGCGGCGCGAACCCGGCGTCGCCGGGGCCGGGCGGGTCCATCCGGCGCCGGCCCCGCGGCGCCGTGACGCGCGGGCGGGCGGTCTCCCGGTCGAGCGCCGGCCGGTCGACCCGCGGGTGCCCGGAGCCGCCGTCCGGCCGGGCGTGCACGGGGTGATGGACGGGATGGTGCCCGGGGTGGTGACGGCCCGCCGCGGGATCGCTCACGCTGGTCACCCCGGCCCTGGTCGACCCGCCCACCGAACCGTCCGGCGACCCGTCCAGCGGTCGGTCGGCGGGGCGGCCGTCCGGTGCGGTGTTGTCGCCCGGCGTGATCGTCTCCGCGGGGGGGACGGGCCGGGTCAGGTCGGTCTCCTGCGGGACGACGCAGACGAGCAGCCCGTCCTTGGTCGCGACCAGGGGCTCCGTGGGGCACTGGGCGCGCAGCGCCTCCTCGATGCCGCGGACGACCGCCCGCCCGTCCAGGAAGCGCCGCCCGCCCGCCGCGACCAGCACGACGTGCGGCGCCTCCAGCCGCAGCCCGAACGCGGCGGCCCGCTCGAGCAGCGGCCCGAGCTCGGAGGTACCGGTGAGCAGGTCGTCCACCAGCTCGCGGCGCATCGCCTCCTCCGAGCGCGCCCGGGCCGCGCGGGCCCGCTCGTAGCCCTCGCACACCGCCGCGACCGCGTCGTCGCTGGCCCGTAGGACGGCCGACGCCGCCGCGCGGGTGCGCGAGACCGCCCCGACGGTCAGCCCGCTGAGATCCGTGGGATCACCGGCGCCCTCGGCACGCTGGGACTGCTGGGACTGCCGCGCGTGCTCGGCGTGCTCGGCATGGGCGGCGTGGGCGGCGGCCGGCGGCCGGCCGTCCGGGGCGGCCGGCAGCGCCCCCCCGTCCAGGATCGCCGGCGGTGTCCGTCCCAGGTCGCGCGCGGCCCGGTCGGCCTGGCGGACGGCGGGCAGCGACGGCCAGATCCGCCAGGTGGCGGAGAGGTAGAGGTCGACGAGCGCCGGCAGGGAGGCGCCGGACTCGGCGGCGGCCTGGCCGAGCGCCCGGAAGACGTCGAGCTCGGCGCGGGACAGCCGCCGGCCGCTGTCAGCCGCCGAGGCGAGCACCTCCAGATAGTTGCCCAGCAGGCCGGCGTGCAGGCGGGCGTCGGCCGCCGCGAGCACCGCGGCCCGGGGCAGCCGGGTGAGGCTGGTGCCGGGCAGCCCGGCTGGCATGTCGTCGTCCGGGAAAACCGGCCTGGGCTTTTGATCCCTTTTCGTCACCTCATGCTCTCCCCCCGCTCGGCTGCCGAGTATCGGCAAGGAAATCGTAGACAAAGTCGCGGACTCCGGACGGTGTCTGCCGGGACGCCGAAGGGCAGGCTGGCATTGAGCCTGGTACGGGGCCCTCCGGGGCGCCGACGGCAGGCCGGCGCGGAGCGGATCCGGCCCCTCCCGGGGGTGATCCCGGCATCGCCCGTCGGCCCACCCGGCACCGCGATCATCGTCCCGCCCAGGTGCCAGCACGGCGAACCGAAGCCCCCGACGGAAGTGACTGACGGTGAAAGGCAAAGGATCTACCCGAGACATGTCCACGAAGGACGGCTCCCGCCCCACGGCGCTGCCGCCGATCGCGGTCCGCCCGGGCCTGTTCGTGTCCGTGGCGGTCGTGACGGTCGTGCTCGGCGCCCTCACTCTCCCCGCCACCGTGCCGAACCGCCCGGCCTTCGCCTACTTCAGCGGGGGCGTGCTCGGCGCGGGTCTGCTCGTCGCGATCCTGCTCGGGGCCGACCTGGCCCGTGCCGCCGCCGCGCGCCGGGCCGGGATCACGGTCACCGGGATCACCCTCGGCGCCTTCGGGAGCCGGCTGGGCCTCACCCCCGCACGTGGCCGCTCGGTCGACCGGGGCGGCGCCGGCCTGTCGAGCGGTGCCGGCCCGGCGAGCGGTGCCGGTGACCCCGGCACCCCGGTGACCGGTGACGCCCTCACCCCGGTGACCGGTGACGCGGTCGCCGACGCCGCGATCGCCCGCGCGGGCCTCATGGTGACGGCCCTGGCCGGGACGGTGCTGGTCGCCGTCGGCGCGCTCGCCCCCGGCGGAACGCTCGCCCTGGTCGGCGAACTGGCGCTCTGGGTCGGCACGTTCGCCCTGCTCGTCACCGTCGTCGACCTGCTGCCCGCGCCGCGCAGCGCCGGCGGGCGGATCCTCGCCGCCCGGGTGCTGCGCCGTACCGGTGACGAGGCGGCCGCGGGCGCGGCCGTGGCCCGCGCCGGGGTCATCACCGGGTGGACCCTGATCGTCTTCGGTGTGGCGGCCGTGTTCCTGGTCGGGCTGGTCGGCCTGTGGGCGATCCTCCTCGGCTGGCTCGCCCTCGGGACGTCCCGGCTCGCGCAGACGCAGGAACGCGCCTCTGCCGCGTTGCGGGGGGTCTTCGTCCGTGACGTGATGACGCCCGCCCCGGAGCCGCTGTCGTCCTGGAAGACAGTCGCCGCCGCGCTGGACGAGACCGTGCTGCCGTCCCGCGGCTCGGTGTTCGGGGTCCGGGACTTCGCCGGTCCGCTGGTCGGCGTCGCCCTGCTCCGTGATCTCGCCGCGGTACCCGCGGACGACCGCGGCCTGGCCCGGGTGTCCCGGGTGACCATCCCGCTGGACCGGGTCGCCACCGCCCGGCCGGAGGAGCCGCTCGCCGCGGTCGCGTCGCGGCTGGCCCGCCGGCCCGCCGCCGGTGTGATCGTCGTCGTCGCCGACGGCCCGGACGGCTGGCCCGTGATGGTGGGCACCGTGGGCCCGGGAGAACTGGCTCGG from Parafrankia discariae includes:
- the uvrB gene encoding excinuclease ABC subunit UvrB, which codes for MSTAFERPTTDLHRSAAPFEVVSDFAPSGDQPAAIDELARRVRAGEKDVVLLGATGTGKSATTAWLVERLQRPTLVMAPNKTLAAQLANEFRELLPNNAVEYFVSYYDYYQPEAYIAQTDTYIEKDSSINEEVERLRHSATMNLLTRRDVIVVASVSCIYGLGTPQEYIDRMVRLRVGDEIERDRLLRRFVDVQYARNDLAFTRGTFRVRGDTVEVFPVYEELAVRIEMFGDEIERLTYLHPLTGEIVRESQEVFVFPATHYVAGPERMERAIAGIETELTDRLAELEGQGKLLEAQRLRMRTTYDIEMMRQVGFCSGIENYSRHIDGRAAGTAPHTLLDYFPDDFLLVIDESHVTVPQIGGMYEGDMSRKRNLVDHGFRLPSAIDNRPLRWEEFLERIGQTVYLSATPGPYELGRGDGVVEQIIRPTGLLDPEIVLKPTKGQIDDLVHEIRIRAERDERILVTTLTKKMSEDLTDYLLELGIRVRYLHSEVDTLRRVELLTELRRGEFDVLVGINLLREGLDLPEVSLVAILDADKEGFLRSDKSLIQTIGRAARNVSGQVHMYADKITPSMSKAIEETNRRREKQVAYNTERGLDPQPLRKKVVDILEDMVRESAGEEMIGGGGRAQSRGKAPVPGMKSKAGDAVGRYAAELAGMPRHELAQLIRQLDDQMHEAAKELQFELAARLRDEVNELKKELRGMDAANVR
- a CDS encoding helix-turn-helix domain-containing protein: MPAGLPGTSLTRLPRAAVLAAADARLHAGLLGNYLEVLASAADSGRRLSRAELDVFRALGQAAAESGASLPALVDLYLSATWRIWPSLPAVRQADRAARDLGRTPPAILDGGALPAAPDGRPPAAAHAAHAEHAEHARQSQQSQRAEGAGDPTDLSGLTVGAVSRTRAAASAVLRASDDAVAAVCEGYERARAARARSEEAMRRELVDDLLTGTSELGPLLERAAAFGLRLEAPHVVLVAAGGRRFLDGRAVVRGIEEALRAQCPTEPLVATKDGLLVCVVPQETDLTRPVPPAETITPGDNTAPDGRPADRPLDGSPDGSVGGSTRAGVTSVSDPAAGRHHPGHHPVHHPVHARPDGGSGHPRVDRPALDRETARPRVTAPRGRRRMDPPGPGDAGFAPLPAFSPVGAAPSTAIKAVTGRLAVEPELVWRLGVSRPRSGVAGVRIGYEEARNAVELAGRLRLDGQVVHADDLLIYKVLLRDREPLEELVDAVLSPLRAARGGAGPLIETLDAYFATGGVALAAARRLHLSVRALTYRLDRIHALTRHDPTSPTDRYVLQTAVLGARLLGWEGAAR
- a CDS encoding peptidase M50 yields the protein MSTKDGSRPTALPPIAVRPGLFVSVAVVTVVLGALTLPATVPNRPAFAYFSGGVLGAGLLVAILLGADLARAAAARRAGITVTGITLGAFGSRLGLTPARGRSVDRGGAGLSSGAGPASGAGDPGTPVTGDALTPVTGDAVADAAIARAGLMVTALAGTVLVAVGALAPGGTLALVGELALWVGTFALLVTVVDLLPAPRSAGGRILAARVLRRTGDEAAAGAAVARAGVITGWTLIVFGVAAVFLVGLVGLWAILLGWLALGTSRLAQTQERASAALRGVFVRDVMTPAPEPLSSWKTVAAALDETVLPSRGSVFGVRDFAGPLVGVALLRDLAAVPADDRGLARVSRVTIPLDRVATARPEEPLAAVASRLARRPAAGVIVVVADGPDGWPVMVGTVGPGELARALETTPLPGRVVTPAGFGRRRR